A DNA window from Paenibacillus sp. HWE-109 contains the following coding sequences:
- the bioC gene encoding malonyl-ACP O-methyltransferase BioC has protein sequence MNIRTLDIERQFHRSAAGSYDAHAKVQRIMAEQLASSLRFKVEGNLEPTSMLEIGCGTGTLTKMLVDEWPRTSITAIDMALGMIEAAKHRIYADRLVSGGSQPDQVSFLHADVEQWSVDAQESSFDLIVSCACFQWLRDPRQTLSHLRRLLRPGGLLVFTTFGPRTFDELHQSFNQAYRDGGVEPQRHGLTFQTDRQWKNLLVDAGFSSIQQTGAIQKETYPSVRDFLLAVKAMGASASEAATAPGFSSRRLFANMYKEYEERFSVQGGISATYDLIGFQAGVSQR, from the coding sequence ATGAACATAAGGACATTGGATATTGAGCGTCAATTTCATCGGAGTGCAGCAGGATCGTATGATGCGCACGCCAAGGTTCAGCGCATTATGGCGGAGCAGCTTGCTTCGTCGCTCCGCTTTAAGGTCGAAGGTAATCTAGAGCCGACAAGCATGCTTGAGATTGGCTGCGGCACGGGGACACTGACCAAGATGCTGGTTGACGAGTGGCCCCGAACGTCGATTACCGCCATTGATATGGCGCTAGGGATGATAGAAGCGGCGAAGCATCGGATCTATGCAGATCGGTTGGTTAGCGGCGGCAGCCAGCCGGATCAAGTGAGTTTTCTTCATGCAGATGTAGAACAATGGTCGGTGGATGCCCAAGAAAGTTCGTTCGACCTTATTGTTTCTTGTGCTTGTTTTCAATGGCTTCGCGATCCAAGACAAACATTAAGCCATCTTCGAAGGTTGCTTCGTCCTGGAGGGTTGCTGGTGTTCACAACATTCGGGCCTAGAACATTTGACGAGCTGCATCAGTCATTTAATCAAGCGTATCGAGATGGGGGCGTCGAGCCGCAAAGGCATGGACTCACATTTCAAACGGATAGACAGTGGAAAAACCTGCTCGTAGATGCCGGATTTTCGAGTATTCAACAAACAGGCGCGATTCAAAAAGAAACGTATCCATCAGTAAGAGATTTTCTGCTTGCGGTCAAAGCCATGGGGGCTAGCGCTTCGGAAGCAGCCACTGCACCTGGCTTCAGCTCGCGACGGCTGTTCGCTAATATGTATAAGGAATACGAGGAAAGGTTCAGCGTGCAAGGAGGCATCTCCGCTACTTACGATCTGATAGGGTTCCAAGCTGGAGTTTCTCAGAGATAA